Below is a genomic region from Mycolicibacterium neworleansense.
CGGCTTTCTGGGCGGCCTGGCCCTGGACCGGCACACCGCGCTGCTGGCGGGTACCGCATTCGTCGGCTCCTATACGACGTTTTCCACCTGGATGCTGGAAACCCAGCGCCTGGGCGAAGAACGCCGGATCTGGCCGGCAGTGGGCAATATCGTCGTCAGCGTCGCGCTCGGATTGGCCGCCGCGTGGCTGGGGATGACGCTGGGAGCCCGGTTGTGAGCTCCGCCGATTACCTCAAGCTGACGGCCTACTTCGGTGAGCGCCTGCGCCACGAGCACCGCTTCGTCGCCGATGCGCTGCTGGACCTGTACGGGGGCAATGACGTCGCGATCAGTGTGATGCTGCGCGGGATCGCCAGCTTCGGCCCACATCACCACCTGCGCACCGACGAGACGTTGACCGGCTCCGAGGATCCCCCGATCGCCATCGCCGCCGTCGACGCCGCAGGCAAGATCGCGGCACTGGCCGAGCAGACTGTGACCGCCATCCCCCGCGGCCTGGTCACCCTGGAACGCGCTCAGCTGGTTCGTCGGGAGTCACCGGCTCCGACGGTCACCGATGCCTGCAAGCTGACGGTGTATGTCGGCCGCCATCACCGGATTGACGGGATTCCCGCGTACCGCGCGGTGTGCGACCGGCTGCACCGGCACGGGTTCGCCGCGGCCACGGTGTTTCTGGGGGTGGACGGGACCGCACACGGTCAGCGTCGACGCGCCGCATTCTTCAGCCGCAACACCGAGGTACCGCTCATGATCGTCGGGCTGGGAACCGGGGTGCAGGTGAATGCCGTATTGGGCGAGCTGACCGAACTGCTCCAGAACCCACTGCTGACCGTCGAGCGGGCACAGCTGTGCAAGCAGGGCGGGCGTCTTCTGACCCGGCCGGCCGAGCTGCCGAGCACCGACGCCCAGGGGCGTCCGCTGTGGCAGAAACTGATGGTGCACACGTCCGAGACCGCACAGCACGACGGGGTGCCGATCCACCGGGCCATCGTCCGCAGGCTGCTGCAGTCGCGCTCATCCGGCGGCGCCACCGTGCTGCGCGCGGTCTGGGGCTATTGCGACGACGGGAAGCCCCACGGAGACAAGCTGTTCCAGCTGGGCCGCCACGTCCCGGTGACGACCATCGTGGTGGACTCGCCGGAACGGATCTCCGCATCCTTCGAGATCGTCGATGGGATCACCCGCGAGCATGGCGTGGTCAGCGCCGAGATGGTGCCCTCGGCAACCGTTGTCGACGCCGGCCACCGGCTCGGCGGGACCGATCTGGCGTCCTTCAGTTACTGACCTCACAGCCAGCCTGGTAAGGCTAGCCTATCTTTCCTCGGCCGTGTACCGTGCCACCCCATGCAGTCGACAACACCCGAAGCGGTCAGCGCCGCCCTCACCGAGATCCTTCGCGACGACATGAACGTCGATGTCCGCCGGGTGACCAGGGAATCCCGACTCATCGACGACGTCGGCCTGGACTCGGTGGCCTTCGCCGTCGGCATGGTCGCGATCGAGGACAAGCTCGGGGTCGCCCTGTCCGAGGAAGACCTGCTCAGCTGCGACACCGTCGGCGACCTCGAGGCGGCCATCCTGGCGAAAGTGCCTGCCGCGCAGAGCAGCCAGTGAGCGTGCTGGCCACGGCGCTCGCCGCGTCGCTGACCGCCACCGACGCTGACCTCGTGGTGTACGACCATGAGACGCACGCCTGGACGCGTCATTCCTGGGGCGAGGTGTACGCCCGCGCCGAGAACGTCGCCGAGCAGATCGGTCAGGACGGTTCGACGGCGGTCGGTGTGGTCGGCGAGCCCACCGTGGAAGGAATCGCATCGGTTCTCGGTGCCCTGCTGGCCGGCGCGGCGCTGTCCGTACTGCCGGGCCCGATCCGGGGTGCCGACGCGGATACCTGGGCCCAGTCCACCGTGAACCGCTTGGCAGGCATCGGCGTGGGCACGGTGTTCAGCCACGGCGGTTACCTGGACCTGCTGCGGACCGTCGAGACCCCGCTGACGCTCCACGACGACGCCGTCGTCGCCCACGCTCAGCGGTCCACCACGCTGCCGCTGGGAACCGGCCCGTTCGCGGTCCTGCAGGGCACCGCCGGATCGACCGGCACGCCCCGCACCGCCCAGCTGACCCCGTCGGCGGTGCTGGCCAACCTGCGTGGGCTCAGCGATCGGATCAGCTTGTCGCGCAGCGATATCGGCTGCTCCTGGCTGCCGCTGTACCACGACATGGGGCTGACCTTCCTGCTGGCCGGAGCGCTCGGGGGCATCGAGGTGTGGCAGGCCCCGACGATGGCCTTCGCGGCCTCACCGTTCAGCTGGGTGCGCTGGCTCACCGAGAGCCGCGCAACCTTGACCGCGGCCCCGAACATGGCCTACGGCCTGATCGGTAAGTACTCCAAGCGCCTCACCGATCTGGACCTGTCCGCCCTGCGGTTCGCGCTCAACGGCGGCGAGCCGGTCGATTGCGAGGCCACGATCCGATTCGGCACCGAACTGTCCCGCTTCGGCTTTGATCCCGGAGCGCTCTCACCGTCGTACGGCATGGCTGAATCATCCTGCGCGGTCACAGTTCCCGTTCCCGGACTCGGTGTGGTACTCGACGAGATCACCGTCGCCACCGATGCCGGGAGCAACCGGCAGCAGCTGGCGGTGCTCGGTGACGCCATCGCCGGCATGGAAGTGCGTCTGCGGCCCAGTGAAGACAACGCGGGCATCGTCGGCCGCGAGGTGGGCGAGGTCGAGATCCGCGGCACCTCGATGATGACGGGCTACCTGGGCCAGACACCACTGGATCCCGACGACTGGTTCGCCACCGGGGATCTGGGCTACTTCGTCGGCGGTGGACTCGTGGTCTGCGGCCGCACCAAGGAACTGATCACCGTGGCCGGGCGCAACATCTTCCCCACCGAGATCGAGCGGGTTGCCGCTCAGGTCAAGGGAGTTCGCGAAGGCGCGGTCGTGGCCGTGGGCGCCGGCGAGAAGTCGGTCCGCTCCGGCCTGGTGATCGCAGCCGAGTTCCGTGGCGCCGACGAGGCCGGCGCTCGTAGCCAGGTGATCCAGCAGGTCGCATCCGAGTGCGGCATCGTGCCCGCCGACGTGGTGTTCCTGACCCCCGGATCACTCCCCCGCACCTCCTCGGGCAAGCTGCGCCGCCTGGAGGTCAAACGACAATTGGAGACAGCGAAGCCATGACCGCGACTGTGCCCACGCCGGCGCCGGCCACCACCACCCTCGACGAATACCGTGATCTGCTGGAGCGCGCGTTCGACGACCAGGTCAAGGCATGGACCGCCGAAGCCGAAGAGACCGAGAGCTTTCCGCGCCAGCTCATCGAACATCTCGGCCGCAGCGGGGTGTTCAGCGAGAAGTGGGGTGACGGCCAGCAACCCGACGTGGCCAAGCTGGTCGAACTGGCCTTCGCCCTGGGGCGGACCGGCTCGTCTGGTATCGGCGTCGGGGTCAGCCTGCACGATTCGGCAATCGCCCTGCTGCGCCGCTTCGGCAAATCCGACCACCTGCGCACCATCTGCGAACAGGCCATCCACGGCGAGGCTGTGCTGTGCATCGCCGCCTCCGAGGAATCCGGAGGTTCGGACCTGCAGATCGTTGAGACCGAAGTACGCACGGTCGACGGCGGTTTCGCGATCAAGGGCATCAAGAAGTTCGTCTCTCTGTCGACGATCGCCGATCACATCATGGTGGTGGCCCGCAACGTCGATCACGACCCGACCAGCAGGCACGGCAACGTCGTCGTCGTCGCCGTGCCAACCACGCAGGTCGAGATCCAGACGCCCTACCGCAAGGTGGGCAACGGACCCCTGGCCACCGCGGCGGTGCACATCGACACGTGGGTGCCGGCCGACCATCTGGTGGCCCGCGCCGGCACCGGGCTGGCGGCGATCTCCTGGGGATTGGCCCACGAGCGCCTCTCGATTTCGGGACAGGTCGCGTCGGGATCACAACGGATCCTCGGAATCACGTTGGCGCGCATGATGAAACGCCGGCAGTTCGGCCACACCCTCTACGAGCATCAGGCGCTGCGGATGCGGATCGCCGATCTGCAGGCCCGCGTCGATCTGCTGCGTTACGCCCTGGCCGGGGTGGCCGCGCAGGGCAAGCTCGATCTCCGGGCCGCCGCGGCCTTCAAGGTGACCGCCGCGCGGCTGGGCGAGGAGGTCGCATCCGAGTGCATGCACATCTTCGGCGGCTCCGGCTATCTGGTCGACGAGACACCGCTGGGCAAGTGGTGGCGCGACATGAAGCTGGCCCGTGTCGGTGGCGGCACCGATGAGGTGCTGTGGGAGCTGGTGGCCGCGGCCATGAAGCCCGATTACGACGGCTACGCCGAATTCGCCGGAGCCTGAACCGGTTCGCCAGTTACCCGGCGACGCCGATGGCGTCGTCGGGTGTACGCGGCAGCGCGTAGAGGGCCATGCGCCGGTTCGACATCTGGTGCTCGCCCAGGAATTCGCATCCCGCCCATTCGCACACCCGCCGGGCGCCGGCGTTGCGGTGGTCCGGATCGAACATGACCCGACGGCAGTTCGGTTCGAGTTCGAACACGTTGGCTACGATGCGCGGCAACAGGATCGGGCCGATGCCACGGTTGACGAATCTCAGATCGGCGATCGCGGCATGCATACCGATGTCATGTGGATCGGCGGCGTACCGGGGTGCGATCGAATCCTTGGCCGCCCGGTACAGCTCGACGTACCCGACCGGCTTGCCGCGGAAGCTCGCGATGAACGGCCGTGAGTATTCGCCGTCGAGCTGAGCCTGCAGGTACCGCCGCCAGCGCTCCGGCTCCCAGTCGTACTCCCAGGCCTCCACCAGGTGCGGACGGTTCATCCACTCCGACACCAGCTCGGCGTCGGCATCGGCGTCAGCCACCCGGATGTCGTACGGCTCAGCCAGGACCGGGGTGGGAGGGGCGTCGACCGCGCGCACCGCGTCGGCGATGTCGGTCAGCTCGCGTTTGAGGACGGGGGCGCCGGGCAAGTCGGTCACGTCGGTATCGATATCGCTCATTTGAGCGCCGAGCCTACCGTAGCGAGTGAGGGTAGGTTTACCTTCCTACCCTGCAGCCCGAGGTCAGCCGAGCAGCTCGGCGAGAACGGTCAGATGGCTCAGTTCAAGTTCGCGGGTCGCCGTCACCAACGTGACCGGACCGTCGCCGACCAACGCCCGCAGCTCCTCGAGGGCCGCGGCCTCGTCGCCGGACTGCAGTTCCTGCGTGTAACGCGCAGCGAATTCGTCATAGCGCTCGGGTTTGTGGTCGTACCAGTGCCGCAACTCCGTGGACGGAGCCACCGCGGGCAACCAGCGCCCCACCCGCGGATCTGTCTTCTTCAATCCCCTGGGCCACAGCCGGTCAGCCAGGACCCGCCGGCCCTCATCGGGTTCGGGCTCGGTGTACACACGGGCCAGCCGCACTCGGTTTTTCTCGGCCATGACATGCCATGGTAGGAGGCATGAGCCTGGACCGGATCGCAGATCTGCAGCGTTGGCAGGATTCCGGCGCGCACTGGCGCGTCCTCACCCGAACCTCGAACAGCCTCACGATCGCGCTGCTGCGGTGCGACGGCGGCGAGGAGGTCGACCGCTTCACCTCCAGCGATCCACGACTGGTCGAATTCGTCGGCGCCCGCATGTCCAGCGAGGACCCGGATCAACCGGGCTGATCACCTCACCGGACCGAAGCGTGCCAACCGGGCCAGATGATCACGGTCCTCCACTCCGAGCTTGGCGAACATGCGGTATAGATGCCCGTCGACGGTGCGCACCGACAGACACAGCTTGCCGGCGATCTGCCGGTTGCTCAGCCCGACACCGACCAGGTTGGCGATCTCCCACTCACGCCCGGTCAACGGCAGCGGATCTCCGGCGCAGCCAAGGGCCGGGGTCAGCGCACCGCTCTGGCGAGACAGCCACAGCGCCCGGGCGGCCGATTCCAGTTCCCCGCCGCGGCCGCGTACTCCTGGGCCGCGTGGGCGGCAGCATCGGCGGCCAGGGCCAGCGCACCGATCGCCTCGAACCGGTCGGTGGCGGTGACGAGTTGATCGGGATCATGCTGGGCCAGCCCCAAACCGTGCGCGGTGATCGCCTCGGCCATCCGGCCACCGTGGGCGCGCGCCAGGTGCCGGACTCTGCGGTGCCCTGACGTGTTCCCGAACCTCAGTGCAGTGTGCAGCGCCGCGAGTTCGACCGTCACCATTCCGCCCGCCTTGGCGCACTGGGCCGCCCGCAGGGCGTGCTCCACAGCCGATTCGGGGTCACCGTTGGCGGCCGCTGCCCAGGCCCTGGCCAACTCCAACTCGGGCCGGAACACATCGAGCGGCCCGACCCCGGCAGCTTCGGCCCGCAGCAGCGCAGCGCCCGCCGCGGGACCGTTGCCGCGCATCCCCTCGGCCTGGGCCAGCCAGGCGGCAACCACCATCAACCACCCGGGCGGAAGCCCCTGCGGTGTGGCCCACACCGCAGCCTGCAGGGCTTCGCAGGCCGAGGCCAGGTGTCCGCGAGCCAGCGCGACCCGGCCCGACAGCGCGGTGACGATGGCCTCGGCCTGCGGGGAACCGGCTGCCGGTACGGTGTAGCGGTCACAGACCCGCTGCGCCCGCCCCAGGTCCCCCTCGGCCACGCCCGCCGACACCTGCGCGAAAGCCAGCCAATAGCGCTGTGGCCCGGACCCGCAATCCTCGGCGGCCAATTCACCCGCCTGCGCCACGGCGACGACCTCATCAGTCCGGCCCGACAAGGCCAGCGCGCTCGAAGTAGCCAGGGCCGCCCACACATTCGCCGTCGACGACACCTCGGTGCCGAGAGTTTCGGTACCCGACGCGATCGCACCGGCCAGATCGCCGGCGAAGAACGCGAACACCGCCTCCATCGCCACCACCAGATGCAACGTCTGCGAGCGGTGGACGCGCCCCCGCACCGTCGCGAGAACGGAATGCGCCGCGTCGGGGCGGGCACACCCGAAGAACAGGTTCGACGCCCGCAGACAACCCCAACGCGCCAGCGCCGGTTCGTCGCCGGCCGGCGGTACCGAGCGAGCCAGCAGTTCCTCGGCCTGCTCACCGCGCCCCTGCCAGCTCATCGCATCGGCCAGCACGATCGCCGCGGGCAGCCCGGCACCGTGGTCGAGCGCGTATCGCGCAAGTTCTTCGCCCAGTGCCAGATTGGACATGGTCACGGCATTGGCCGCGGCATCGGTGATGACGTCCGGATCGGCCGGGCCGTTGCCTCCGGCCATGAATCGAGCCAGCTGAATGCGTCCCCGTACGTCGGGGATCGTACCGTTGTTCGGCGACTCCAGGTGCGCCCCGAGCAGCGATGCCAGCAGCGTGTTGATCTGCCGGGAACGGGTTTTCGAGCATCGGCCGCGGGCGACTTCCCCGATGATGGGATGGCCGGGCTGCACCAGGGTGCAGGCAGCGTCGTTGAGCACCTGGATCGCTCCCCGGCGCTCGAGCCGCGCAATCGCGTCGGTGTCGCAGGCCGCCACCAGCACATCCCAGTCGAGCACCTCGGCGGTGGAGACCACCTCCACCACATCGCGTTCAGCCGGTGTCAGCGTGTCGAATCGCGACTCGATCAGCGCGTGCAGATCGGCACTTGCCCGCAACTGCCCGCGCAACCGCCAGCGTCCCTGATCGCAGACGAACACCGAATCTCCCAGGGCCGCGTTGAGCGCGCCGCGAAGGTAGAGCGGACTTCCCGAGGAGAACCGGTGCAGTTCACCGACCGCACGCTCGTCGACATCACCGCCCAACACCGCCCTGGCCAACTCACCGGTCTGCTCCCGGGTGAAGGGTTCGAGGTCCAACCGCAGCAGCAGCTGTTCCTTCCACAGCGCTGTCACCGCATCGGAAGCGGGTGCCCCGTTGCCGATGGTGACGATCAGGCGCGGCGAGCCGTGCACCGCCAGTTGCTGTACCAGCAGCGCCGACAACGGATCCAGGTGCTGCGCGTCGTCGACGACGATGACCAGGTCGGGGTCGGAGGCCAACCGTTCGTGTGCCGCGGCGAGCATGACCGTCGGGTCATGCGCGTCGGTGAGGGTGAGCGCGTGACGAAATGCCCCGAGCGGCACCGCCTGACCGGTTTCGGTGCCCAGCACGAACCGGACCGGGCAACCTTCGGCCTCCAGGCCTTCGGCCAGTACCCGGGCCAACGCCGACTTGCCGACTCCGGCCTTTCCCGCCAAGACCACCCCGCGGGCGCCGCCTCTCAGCGCCTGCGCGGCCTCGCGCAACTCGACATCCCGTGCGACAAACGGCCAGTCCGACAAATACCACCCCCAGAAGCCTCGCGCCGTACTCGGGTGACGGTACGCCGGTACAAGAATCTGTAACGACAATTCACCACCGGCGCAACCCGAATCTTTGCCTCAGAAAGCACTTCTCGGGATTGCAGCATACGTGGCGCGCGCTCTACGCCACCGGCTCCATTTCCCACACACCTCGACGCAGCACCCCGGCAACCGTCAGATCCGGACCTAGTGCCACCAGATCGGCTGCGGCGCCGGGCGTCAGGCCGGCGCCGGGCAGACCCAGTGCCCGTGCCGGGTTGATCGAGGCCTGACGAACCACAACCATGAGGGCCTCGTCGCGGGGCAAACCGCAATGGGCGACCGCGAATCGGACCACCAGGTCCATGGTCGCCGTGCTCCCGGCGATGGTGTCGGTGCCTCCGACGAACGCCACCCCGTCCACCACATCGACCTGCACGGGGCCCAGGTGATAGCGGCCGTCGGCCATGCCGGTGGCCGCCATCGAGTCGGTGATCAGCGAAACGCGATCCGGTCCGGCGGCGTGCGTGACGTGCCGGTAGATGGCCGGATCGAGATGGACCCCGTCAGCGATGAGTTCGACGGTGACGGCGGGATCTTCGAGCAATGCGATCACCGGGCCCGGCTCACGTCGGTCGATCGGGCGCATGGCGTTGAACAGGTGCGTGCCCACCGTGGCACCGGCGGAAATCGCCGCGCGGGTCTGCTCGTAGGTCGCCTCGGTATGACCGACGGCCACCACCACCCCCGCCTCGACCAGCTGCCGGATCGCGGCCGGCGCGCCCGGACGTTCCGGTGCGATCGTCACCATCCGCAGTGTGCCCGCGGCGGCGGCCAGTAACCGGTCGATCTCGGCCGGGTCAGGGTCACGCATGAGATCGGGTTGATGAGCACCGCACCGCACGGTCGACAGCCACGGGCCCTCGAGATGGATGCCGTCGATCCGCCCGGCACGCGCGTCCTCGGCCCGCGCCCGGACTTGGCGCAGCAGGTCATCGGGGCTCGCGGTGACAAGCGAGGCGATCAGGGTGGTGGTGCCGTGCTTACGGTGCAGCGCCACGGCGGCCGAGGCGTCGTCCTCCGACACGACCGAGAAGCTGCCTCCGCCACCGCCGTGGTTATGGGTGTCGACGAACCCCGGAGCCAACGTCACCGAACCCAGATCACGATCCGGAGGGCGGGGCGGTGCACCCGCGCCGGTCGCGGTCACCCGGCCGTCCGTCACGTCAATCCACCCTGGCCGCAACAGTTCTGCGCCGGTGATCAGGGTTTCGGCGGTCAGCAGCACTCAGATGCCCTGCCAATCCGGCTTCGAGCGGTAGGTCTCCCGGTAGTAGTCGATGAGCTGAAGCCGCTGCGCCGCAGCATCATCGAGCAGCACGCTGACATGCGGGTGGTGCTGCAGGATGGTTGCCGGCCACATGGCGCTCACGGCGCCTTCGACGAGATGGTGCACGGCTTCGGCCTTGCTGCGACCGACGGCCACCAGGATCACGTGCCGGGCCGCCATGATGGTGGCCAGCCCCTGTGTCAGGCAGTGCGTCGGCACCGCATCCAGGTCGTTTCCGAAGAACCGGGCGTTGTCGAGGCGGGTCTGCCGCGTCAACGTCTTGATCCGGGTACGGGACGCCAGTGAGGACCCCGGTTCGTTGAACGCGATGTGTCCGTCGGTGCCGATACCGACGATCTGCAGATCGACACCACCGGCGTCGCGAATCGCCTGCTCGTATGCCGCGCACGCGGCCGGGATGTCGGCCGCCAGTCCGTCGGGACCGGCGACGGCGCCCGGCGCGAAGTCCACGCGTGAGACGAACACCGTGTCGATTACGTTGCGGTAGCGCTCGGGATGGTCAGCGGGCAGGCCGACGTACTCGTCGAGGGTGAACCCCCGGGCCTGCCGGAATGACATCTGCCCGGCGGCATAGCGCGCGGCGAGTTCGTCGTAGATCGCCAGCGGCGACGAACCGGTGGCCAGGCCCAGTACCGCGTCCGGCTTGCGACCGAGCAGCGCGCCGACCGCGTCGGCAGCCACGCCGCCGATCGTGGCAGCATCGGCCAGGATGATGACTTCCATCTACTTGCTCGCCGTGAAAAGTTCTGCGCCCGAGCCGATGTCGGCCCCAGCCGTCACCGGCGCGGCCACCGTCACGTTGCCGGGCTCCCGCTCGTCCATGACCACTACGGGAACTACCGGATTGAGGCCCTTCGCCTCGATGGCGGGCACGTCGTAGGTGATCATCACCTGGCCGGCGGTGACGTCGTCGCCCTGGTTCACATGCGTGGTGAAGCCTTCTCCGTTGAGTGCCACCGTATCGAGCCCGAGGTGGACCAGGACGCCGACGTTGTCGGTCGTCATGATGACGTAGGCGTGCGGCATCAGTTTCAACAACTTGCCGCTGACCGGGGCAATCGCGTCGATCACGCCACGCGGCGGATCCACCGCGGCACCGTAACCCACCATGCCCGCCGAGAACACGGGGTCCGGAACATCCTGGAGTGCCACTGCACGCCCCGGAACCGGGGCGAGTACTCGCGTCGTGCTCACTGTGCGGCTCCTTTTGCGGCCCGGGCTGCTCGTGCCACAAACAATACGAGCGCGGCCGAAAGACGACCTCAAGTTTACGGGTTCTCGTCTAAGCTTCCGCTCAGCCTCGCGGCGGATCGCGCCGGGCGGCCAGGAGGGCGACAGTGCGATGAGCGGTACAACGAAACCTGAAGGTACACAGGCGAAGTCCGGCCTGCGTATACCCGCTTTCGCCCAACTGCAACGACTCGGCAAGAGCCTGATGTTGCCGATCGCCGTGTTGCCCGCCGCGGGCATCCTGCTGCGCCTGGGCCAGCCCGACCTGCTCGGCCGGATCGACTCACCCGTCATCGGCCCGTTCTTCAAGGCGATGAGCGCCGCCGGCGACGCCCTGTTCACCAATCTGCCCCTGCTCTTCGCGGTCGGTGTCGCGATCGGCTTCGCCCGCAAAGCCGACGGCTCGACCGCCCTGGCCGCGGTGGTCGGTTACCTGGTGATGGCCGCGGTCTTCAAGACCATGTCCCCCATCGTGCTGGCCGGCGAGGTGGACAAGGCCGGCGATCAAGCGCAGATCAACTACAGCGTGTTCGCCGGAATCGTGGTGGGTCTGGTGACGGCATGGTTGTTCGACCGCTACCACACCATCCAATTGCCCTCTTATCTCGGTTTTTTCGGCGGACGACGATTTGTCCCGATCGTGGTGTCGCTGGCGAGCTTGTTCATCGCCTTCCTGATGAGCTACTTCTATCCGATCTTCGACGCGGGGTTGACGGCGCTAGGCCGGTTCATCGGCGGCAGCGGCGCATTGGGCGCCTTTGTGTACGGGTTCGCCAACCGCATGCTGATTCCCGTGGGCCTGCACCACATCCCGAACTCATACGTGTGGTTCATCTACGGCGACTATCAGACCCCGGACGGCAACGTGGTGACCGGCGAGCTCACCCGGTTCGCGGCAGGAGACCCGACCGCGGGCATCCTCACCTCCGGGTTCTACCCGGTCCTGATGTTCGGTCTGCCCGCTGCGGCGCTGGCGATGATCTTGGCCGCCAACAAGAAGCAACGCAAAGTCGCGGTCGGCATCCTCTCAGCGGCCGCCCTGACCGCATTCCTGACCGGCGTGACCGAACCACTGGAGTTCGCGTTCATGTTCGTGGCGTTCCCGCTCTACGTGATTCATGCGGTCCTGACCGGGCTGTCGCTGGCGATCGCCTACCTGCTCGACATCCACCTGGGCTTCTCGTTCTCAGCCGGGCTCATCGACCTGCTGCTCTACGGCGGTGCTCCCGCGGCGAACAACATCTGGCTGCTCATCGCGATGGGCGCGGTGTTCGCGGTGGTCTACTTCGTGCTGTTCTATGTCGCGATCACGAAGTGGAACATGCGCACCCCTGGCCGTGAACCGGAAACCGATTTCGAGGCCGAGGAACAGGCGAACCTCGGTGAGGGCGCCGACTCCACGACTGCCGTTGCCGCAGGCGGCGTGGCCACCGAAACGCTCACCGCCCCCGCCCGAGCCGACACTCAGGCCGAACAGATCATCGCGGCCTTCGGCGGCCGGGAGAACCTCGTGAACGTCGACGCCTGCATCACCCGGCTCCGCATGGAGGTCGCCGACAAGAGCAAGGTCGACCAGGACCGACTGAAGGCGCTGGGCGCCGCAGGCGTCATCGAGGTCGGCAACAGCGTTCAAGCGGTCTTCGGCACCAGTTCCGAGGCGATCAAGAACGCGATCGTCGACACCTTGTAGACCCTCACACCGACAGTAGCCGGTGGAAGAAGTCGCGATAGCGCTGCAGTGCCAGCCGGAGGTCCTCGGTCGAGGCCTCCTCGCCGCGGCCCCATTGCGCCTCAAGGCGAGAACGCGTATCGGCGAAGCTCGCGGTGAGCTCATCGACAACTTCCGAGACGAGGTTGTCGGCTTCCTGGACGCAGCCCTTCGGATCGTCGACGAACGCGGCCTGAACCTCGTCCCACCGCGAATTCAATCTGGTCCGGTGTTCATCGGCGAACAACAACGCGTTGTCGTCGGATGGCGGCTCGGGCTCCACGGTCTGCTCGGTCTCTGCGCGCTGAGGTGGTTCGACCTCTTCGTGGGCCGGCCCTGCCGCACCCGTATCGCGGCCTTCCGCTACATCAGTCGGCTCCGCTCGAACTGCTGACGTCTGCTCGTCGTGGGTGGTCATGCTCGCGCCTCCTTCGGCGAATCTGTACCGGCCTCCGGCTCGGTATTTGTGTGGCGCTGGCGCTCATGCTCGGCGCGGGGCTCACGCTCATGCTCGGTGGGCGTCTCCGGCTCCATTCCGAGCAATCGTTCGAAGAGCGCGCGATAGTGCACGATCGCCTCGCGTTGCGCCTCGGTGCCGATCTCCCCCTTCTCCTGGGCGAGGTGAAGGATGTGCGCCGCCCGGTAGTGCTCGACCACCTTGG
It encodes:
- the nagA gene encoding N-acetylglucosamine-6-phosphate deacetylase, which produces MLLTAETLITGAELLRPGWIDVTDGRVTATGAGAPPRPPDRDLGSVTLAPGFVDTHNHGGGGGSFSVVSEDDASAAVALHRKHGTTTLIASLVTASPDDLLRQVRARAEDARAGRIDGIHLEGPWLSTVRCGAHQPDLMRDPDPAEIDRLLAAAAGTLRMVTIAPERPGAPAAIRQLVEAGVVVAVGHTEATYEQTRAAISAGATVGTHLFNAMRPIDRREPGPVIALLEDPAVTVELIADGVHLDPAIYRHVTHAAGPDRVSLITDSMAATGMADGRYHLGPVQVDVVDGVAFVGGTDTIAGSTATMDLVVRFAVAHCGLPRDEALMVVVRQASINPARALGLPGAGLTPGAAADLVALGPDLTVAGVLRRGVWEMEPVA
- the mbtN gene encoding mycobactin biosynthesis acyl-ACP dehydrogenase MbtN, yielding MTATVPTPAPATTTLDEYRDLLERAFDDQVKAWTAEAEETESFPRQLIEHLGRSGVFSEKWGDGQQPDVAKLVELAFALGRTGSSGIGVGVSLHDSAIALLRRFGKSDHLRTICEQAIHGEAVLCIAASEESGGSDLQIVETEVRTVDGGFAIKGIKKFVSLSTIADHIMVVARNVDHDPTSRHGNVVVVAVPTTQVEIQTPYRKVGNGPLATAAVHIDTWVPADHLVARAGTGLAAISWGLAHERLSISGQVASGSQRILGITLARMMKRRQFGHTLYEHQALRMRIADLQARVDLLRYALAGVAAQGKLDLRAAAAFKVTAARLGEEVASECMHIFGGSGYLVDETPLGKWWRDMKLARVGGGTDEVLWELVAAAMKPDYDGYAEFAGA
- a CDS encoding DUF190 domain-containing protein; translated protein: MSSADYLKLTAYFGERLRHEHRFVADALLDLYGGNDVAISVMLRGIASFGPHHHLRTDETLTGSEDPPIAIAAVDAAGKIAALAEQTVTAIPRGLVTLERAQLVRRESPAPTVTDACKLTVYVGRHHRIDGIPAYRAVCDRLHRHGFAAATVFLGVDGTAHGQRRRAAFFSRNTEVPLMIVGLGTGVQVNAVLGELTELLQNPLLTVERAQLCKQGGRLLTRPAELPSTDAQGRPLWQKLMVHTSETAQHDGVPIHRAIVRRLLQSRSSGGATVLRAVWGYCDDGKPHGDKLFQLGRHVPVTTIVVDSPERISASFEIVDGITREHGVVSAEMVPSATVVDAGHRLGGTDLASFSY
- the mbtM gene encoding long-chain-fatty acid--ACP ligase MbtM — its product is MATALAASLTATDADLVVYDHETHAWTRHSWGEVYARAENVAEQIGQDGSTAVGVVGEPTVEGIASVLGALLAGAALSVLPGPIRGADADTWAQSTVNRLAGIGVGTVFSHGGYLDLLRTVETPLTLHDDAVVAHAQRSTTLPLGTGPFAVLQGTAGSTGTPRTAQLTPSAVLANLRGLSDRISLSRSDIGCSWLPLYHDMGLTFLLAGALGGIEVWQAPTMAFAASPFSWVRWLTESRATLTAAPNMAYGLIGKYSKRLTDLDLSALRFALNGGEPVDCEATIRFGTELSRFGFDPGALSPSYGMAESSCAVTVPVPGLGVVLDEITVATDAGSNRQQLAVLGDAIAGMEVRLRPSEDNAGIVGREVGEVEIRGTSMMTGYLGQTPLDPDDWFATGDLGYFVGGGLVVCGRTKELITVAGRNIFPTEIERVAAQVKGVREGAVVAVGAGEKSVRSGLVIAAEFRGADEAGARSQVIQQVASECGIVPADVVFLTPGSLPRTSSGKLRRLEVKRQLETAKP
- a CDS encoding DUF488 domain-containing protein → MAEKNRVRLARVYTEPEPDEGRRVLADRLWPRGLKKTDPRVGRWLPAVAPSTELRHWYDHKPERYDEFAARYTQELQSGDEAAALEELRALVGDGPVTLVTATRELELSHLTVLAELLG
- the crcB gene encoding fluoride efflux transporter CrcB, which encodes MTTLLWTGVMLLGGVGAVCRFLLDRAVSARHSRGFPFGTLAVNLSGAFLLGFLGGLALDRHTALLAGTAFVGSYTTFSTWMLETQRLGEERRIWPAVGNIVVSVALGLAAAWLGMTLGARL
- a CDS encoding GNAT family N-acetyltransferase, with protein sequence MSDIDTDVTDLPGAPVLKRELTDIADAVRAVDAPPTPVLAEPYDIRVADADADAELVSEWMNRPHLVEAWEYDWEPERWRRYLQAQLDGEYSRPFIASFRGKPVGYVELYRAAKDSIAPRYAADPHDIGMHAAIADLRFVNRGIGPILLPRIVANVFELEPNCRRVMFDPDHRNAGARRVCEWAGCEFLGEHQMSNRRMALYALPRTPDDAIGVAG
- a CDS encoding acyl carrier protein, giving the protein MQSTTPEAVSAALTEILRDDMNVDVRRVTRESRLIDDVGLDSVAFAVGMVAIEDKLGVALSEEDLLSCDTVGDLEAAILAKVPAAQSSQ